The DNA window CTGTGTGGCTCGCTGGATCCAGATTGGTCCGTCAGCCTGGCTCTGTGAAGACACGACGGAGCTGTCGCGTGCCGAGCCCCTGAGTCCTCACATGCGAACCTGGCAGGACTCAGCAGACGGTCTGCCGTTTCAGTATTACTTCGTCGGTCCAGACGGAACGTTCGGATACAAGCGCATCGAACAGGCAGATGTTGGTGAGCCCGATGTGCAGCTGGAGCCAGGCTTCGCTGTGGCCATCGTCGAGGAGCGATTGGTAGGGGGGGGACGCTACGGTCGGACGCACGGTGGTTCATGGCTCCCCATGCGCGATCTCGGGCGCATTCAGAGCTTTGCATTTCAGGGGATCGAGCTTCCGAGCGGGACTACCGACCTGACGTTCGCATGGGTGGTAGCCGATGTCGCGAGAGTCTTCAGACGGATCGGTGAGCAGACCTTCCAGTCGACCACAGAGAGCCGCGCGAGACTGGAGCGGGTGATGGTGCATGATGAGATCGACTCGTTTTCAGGTCGGTTCGTGCGCGTCTCTTTCGGAGCCGAGGAGCCCGGGAGTGCAACATCAGGCAAAGCGGTCGAGCGGTGGATGTCGGCGCGGGATCTGGCACGACCTCGGGTGACACTCCCACCAGCAGAAGTGGATGCTGATGCAGGAGAGCACTGGATTGACGTGGAGCTGTCGTCTCAGACGCTCGTGGCCTACGAAGGAAGGCATCCCGCATTTGCCACGCTCGTCTCGACGGGTAAGGGCAAGAAGGGTTCATCGACCGCGACGCCAACGGGTACGTTCCGGGTCTGGGCGAAGTTGCTCACGTCGAACATGGACAACCTCGAGGATGAAGCGGCTTCACGGTACTACCGGATGGAGGATGTCCCCTACGTGCAGTACTTCCACAAAGGCGTAGGGTTGCATGGAGCATTCTGGCACCGGTCTTTGGGTCGTGTGCGGAGCCATGGGTGCGTGAATCTTTCACCGCTGGATGCTCAACGTCTGTTCTGGTGGACGGCTCCGCGCCTGCCAGCAGGTTGGACGGCGGTCCTCCCTGTCGCGCACGATCGGGGCGCGGTCATTCGCGTCAGGTAATCCGATGGTCTCGATCGTCACGGCGGTCCGCGATCTCAACCGACTTC is part of the Chondromyces crocatus genome and encodes:
- a CDS encoding L,D-transpeptidase → MDLVHPVAWRLLPMALRRRFTNPSLLWHAQRYVAVMVGAIGAVHLSLIATSEAEPSRSERSPPWIAPDVEPFPAGVRSVRTREVEHPIFHAPGVSTARRGSAHIGATLPVFAARKAEGCVARWIQIGPSAWLCEDTTELSRAEPLSPHMRTWQDSADGLPFQYYFVGPDGTFGYKRIEQADVGEPDVQLEPGFAVAIVEERLVGGGRYGRTHGGSWLPMRDLGRIQSFAFQGIELPSGTTDLTFAWVVADVARVFRRIGEQTFQSTTESRARLERVMVHDEIDSFSGRFVRVSFGAEEPGSATSGKAVERWMSARDLARPRVTLPPAEVDADAGEHWIDVELSSQTLVAYEGRHPAFATLVSTGKGKKGSSTATPTGTFRVWAKLLTSNMDNLEDEAASRYYRMEDVPYVQYFHKGVGLHGAFWHRSLGRVRSHGCVNLSPLDAQRLFWWTAPRLPAGWTAVLPVAHDRGAVIRVR